A part of Pseudobacteroides sp. genomic DNA contains:
- a CDS encoding sodium:calcium antiporter, with protein sequence MQIYIMLLVLGLVIILLSCELFTNAIEWFGKKLKMGDGVIGSIFSAVGTCLPETLIPIIAIIKSTGEGEAGSSDVGIGAILGAPFMLSTLAFFITGLSVIIFSKKRKSETNIKINKKILSRDISFFLIMYLIAIVMSITDNFRTKTIVSAVLILMYVYYIILTVKSDKTSVDRLEKLYLLKFFDVKVSLTAILFQLVIALTGIIAGSYIFVSNIEGIAEFLNVSPMILALIITPIATELPEKFNSIIWIRKGKDSLALGNISGAMVFQSCIPVAIGIMFTSWKLNHTALVSCLLSLVAASIVLLWIKLKKVLTPTPFILCGIEYIIFILYLLTKN encoded by the coding sequence GCTTGTAATAATTCTTTTGAGCTGTGAGCTATTTACTAACGCAATTGAATGGTTTGGAAAGAAGCTTAAAATGGGAGATGGAGTCATTGGGAGCATTTTTTCGGCAGTGGGTACTTGCCTGCCTGAAACATTGATACCTATAATAGCAATAATAAAATCGACGGGTGAAGGGGAAGCTGGTTCTAGTGATGTAGGGATAGGTGCAATACTAGGTGCACCGTTTATGCTAAGTACACTGGCATTCTTTATCACTGGATTAAGTGTCATAATATTTAGTAAAAAACGAAAAAGCGAAACTAACATTAAGATAAACAAAAAGATTTTAAGCAGAGATATATCATTCTTTTTGATAATGTACCTAATTGCAATAGTAATGTCTATTACGGATAATTTTAGAACCAAAACTATTGTTTCTGCCGTGTTAATTTTAATGTATGTATACTATATTATTCTAACTGTAAAATCTGATAAAACATCAGTTGACAGGCTTGAAAAACTATATTTACTGAAGTTTTTTGATGTTAAAGTAAGTTTGACTGCTATTTTGTTTCAACTTGTAATAGCTTTAACAGGAATTATTGCCGGTTCATACATTTTTGTATCTAATATAGAAGGAATAGCTGAATTTTTGAATGTTTCCCCTATGATCCTCGCTTTAATAATCACTCCTATTGCTACTGAACTGCCTGAGAAATTTAACAGTATTATATGGATACGGAAAGGGAAAGATTCTCTTGCACTTGGGAATATCAGCGGTGCCATGGTGTTTCAAAGCTGCATACCTGTTGCTATTGGTATTATGTTTACTTCGTGGAAGCTTAATCATACTGCATTAGTAAGTTGTTTGCTATCTCTAGTGGCAGCATCTATTGTATTATTATGGATAAAGCTAAAAAAAGTGTTGACACCTACACCTTTTATATTGTGCGGAATAGAATATATCATATTTATTTTGTATCTTTTAACAAAAAATTAA